A stretch of the Clostridiales bacterium genome encodes the following:
- a CDS encoding DUF58 domain-containing protein, producing the protein MKSHLMMPAGLFAMLLTAAMSTGSTLLFVLAIMVALTVFVCLISVIWASATVRITAEIEDQTVYRGEHTTLVLGVSHGGWIPVAPVILEIPSMSGGDSRKIRLKDIPGRVQSLRMPIDAAHVGIYTSGIQTCMIEDMLGMFQRVIRPDETVYSLTVLPRVFDVDPLVMAPGDPGSELMARANEDLNAPSDIRAYQPGDAMKKIHWKLSARKQELIVRKFEEPLLQEVLILMDCSRPPFHGDSQAEADIRDTLLETAASLFSAQMRTDHEIRMPLTGSRPAEADRSIGTTIALKYLAGVDFSETDRFERVLQMESSRMSKVGCVAVVTARLNYAMVDIMTRIHRTGPNLRLYLVTSTPEDANVLPLISRLQHSEIEVAYVTPNAG; encoded by the coding sequence ATGAAGAGCCATCTGATGATGCCGGCCGGGCTGTTTGCGATGCTGCTGACCGCGGCGATGTCGACCGGCAGCACACTGCTGTTTGTTCTCGCAATCATGGTTGCGCTGACGGTATTTGTTTGCCTGATCAGCGTAATATGGGCTTCCGCGACTGTTCGTATTACCGCTGAGATAGAGGACCAGACGGTTTACCGGGGAGAACATACCACGCTTGTGCTGGGAGTGAGCCACGGCGGGTGGATTCCGGTCGCACCTGTGATCCTGGAAATCCCGTCCATGAGCGGCGGGGATAGCCGGAAGATCCGGCTGAAGGATATTCCCGGCCGCGTTCAGAGCCTTCGGATGCCGATTGATGCTGCACATGTGGGCATTTACACATCAGGAATACAAACCTGCATGATAGAAGATATGCTGGGAATGTTCCAGCGGGTGATCCGTCCGGATGAGACGGTTTATTCACTGACGGTGCTTCCGCGCGTTTTTGATGTGGACCCGCTGGTGATGGCGCCCGGCGATCCCGGCAGTGAACTGATGGCGCGGGCCAATGAGGATCTGAATGCTCCTTCTGATATCCGGGCCTACCAGCCCGGTGACGCGATGAAGAAAATCCACTGGAAGCTTTCAGCCAGAAAACAGGAACTGATTGTGCGGAAGTTTGAAGAGCCCCTGCTGCAGGAGGTCCTGATCCTGATGGATTGCTCGAGGCCGCCGTTCCATGGAGATTCCCAGGCGGAAGCCGATATCCGGGACACGCTGCTTGAGACAGCAGCATCCCTGTTTTCTGCCCAGATGCGGACAGACCACGAAATCCGGATGCCGCTCACCGGCAGCAGGCCGGCAGAGGCGGACCGCAGCATTGGTACGACTATTGCACTGAAGTATCTTGCCGGAGTCGATTTTTCTGAAACAGACCGGTTTGAACGGGTGCTTCAGATGGAAAGCAGCCGGATGAGCAAAGTCGGCTGCGTGGCAGTGGTAACAGCACGTCTGAACTATGCGATGGTGGATATCATGACCCGGATTCACAGGACCGGCCCCAACCTGCGCCTGTACCTGGTGACATCCACCCCGGAAGACGCGAACGTGCTGCCTCTGATATCAAGGCTGCAGCACAGTGAGATCGAAGTAGCCTATGTGACGCCGAATGCCGGGTAA
- a CDS encoding MoxR family ATPase: protein MLNPGRMIMSLQQNIGKAIVGKEEAVEYALIALLCKGHVLIEDVPGVGKTTLASALARSLDCTFRRIQFTPDLMPSDVTGYTLINIKTGEMEYREGAVMSQIVLADEINRTSPKTQSALLEVMEEHQVTVDGETHPLPRPFIVLATQNPGEFVGTYPLPEAQVDRFFLRISIGYPTVQQEMDVLERYSGSIPPMATIEPVCSAQDVIAMQDQVTRVYCSPEVRSYVATLAAATREDPSFTLGASTRAAIALLRGGQACALLDDRDFVLPEDIQHMFLPVLAHRMVLSPETKMKGIQTEQILLNILQNTAVPVKL from the coding sequence ATGCTGAATCCAGGACGTATGATTATGTCGCTGCAGCAGAATATCGGCAAGGCGATTGTCGGCAAGGAGGAAGCCGTTGAATATGCGCTGATTGCATTGCTGTGCAAAGGCCATGTGCTGATTGAAGATGTGCCGGGCGTCGGGAAGACGACACTGGCCAGCGCGCTGGCCCGGTCACTGGACTGTACATTCCGGAGAATTCAGTTTACGCCGGATCTGATGCCGTCGGATGTAACCGGCTACACCCTGATCAACATCAAGACAGGTGAAATGGAATATCGGGAAGGGGCAGTAATGAGCCAGATCGTTCTGGCGGATGAGATCAACCGTACCAGCCCCAAAACCCAGTCCGCCCTGCTGGAGGTTATGGAAGAGCATCAGGTAACAGTGGACGGGGAAACCCACCCGCTGCCGCGGCCGTTTATTGTGCTTGCCACCCAGAACCCCGGAGAATTTGTCGGAACTTATCCGCTGCCGGAAGCCCAGGTTGACCGGTTCTTCCTGCGTATATCCATCGGATACCCGACTGTCCAGCAGGAAATGGATGTCCTGGAGCGCTATTCCGGAAGCATTCCGCCAATGGCAACGATTGAACCTGTCTGCAGCGCCCAGGATGTGATTGCCATGCAGGACCAGGTGACGCGGGTTTACTGTTCACCGGAGGTAAGATCCTATGTGGCGACACTGGCAGCCGCGACCCGTGAGGATCCTTCCTTCACACTGGGGGCATCCACGCGGGCGGCCATTGCACTGCTGCGCGGGGGCCAGGCCTGCGCGCTGCTGGACGACCGGGATTTTGTGCTTCCGGAGGATATCCAGCACATGTTCCTTCCGGTTCTTGCCCACAGGATGGTCCTTTCACCGGAAACAAAAATGAAAGGGATCCAGACGGAGCAGATTCTGCTGAACATTCTGCAGAACACCGCGGTCCCCGTTAAATTATGA
- the acpS gene encoding holo-ACP synthase, with protein MCNGIGIDLCEISRMEKLMADERFMNRWFTPDEIRYVHTKGKGAAQTLAGLFAAREALAKALGSGIDFNLKEAEILHTQTGTPYFRLNGRLAERTAGSRILLSITHDAGVAAAVCILEQE; from the coding sequence ATGTGTAACGGTATTGGAATTGATCTTTGTGAAATCTCCCGAATGGAAAAGCTGATGGCGGATGAACGGTTCATGAACCGCTGGTTTACGCCGGATGAAATCCGTTATGTTCACACCAAGGGGAAAGGTGCCGCACAGACGCTGGCCGGCCTTTTTGCGGCCCGCGAAGCCCTGGCTAAGGCGCTGGGATCCGGAATTGATTTTAACCTGAAGGAGGCAGAAATCCTCCATACGCAGACCGGAACCCCGTATTTCCGCCTGAACGGCCGTCTGGCAGAAAGGACCGCCGGGAGCCGGATCCTTTTAAGCATTACGCATGATGCCGGAGTCGCAGCCGCTGTCTGCATCCTGGAACAGGAATAA
- a CDS encoding MBL fold metallo-hydrolase yields the protein MVIRQIHHAEFLIETESGFRIATDPYDSSCGYPVEAVKADAVLVSHGHRDHNAVENITGHPAVISGEGTFSPDPMIRITAIAGYHDDEEGKKRGTTLLFLIEAEGLRVVHLGDLGCALNEEQIRKLFRPDILMVPVGGFFTIDGKQAAETAKILEARTVLPMHYKTQYISGWPISGPEDFLKAYSGKAVLQDAEALRVTSGDMECQPQAVLFRQ from the coding sequence ATGGTTATCCGGCAGATTCATCACGCAGAATTCCTGATTGAAACGGAAAGCGGATTCCGGATTGCAACGGATCCTTATGACAGTTCCTGCGGCTACCCGGTTGAAGCGGTAAAAGCGGACGCGGTCCTTGTTTCCCACGGACATCGGGATCACAATGCGGTGGAGAACATCACCGGCCATCCGGCTGTGATCAGCGGGGAAGGGACATTCTCCCCGGACCCGATGATCCGGATTACTGCCATCGCCGGGTACCATGATGACGAAGAAGGCAAAAAAAGAGGAACAACATTGCTGTTCCTGATCGAAGCAGAAGGACTGCGGGTGGTTCATCTGGGTGACCTGGGCTGTGCGCTGAATGAAGAACAAATCCGGAAATTGTTCCGGCCTGATATCCTGATGGTTCCGGTCGGTGGCTTCTTTACGATTGACGGGAAACAGGCGGCTGAAACAGCTAAAATCCTGGAGGCCCGCACGGTCCTGCCGATGCACTATAAAACACAGTATATTTCCGGATGGCCCATTTCCGGACCGGAGGATTTCCTGAAAGCTTATTCCGGAAAGGCAGTATTACAGGATGCGGAAGCGCTCAGGGTTACATCCGGCGATATGGAATGCCAGCCGCAGGCAGTGCTGTTCCGGCAGTGA
- a CDS encoding CapA family protein, with translation MKDPGNRKVSLGTRVMLVVTLLVLIGSVMILIRFSSGRSIDLTGAGMNPLNLEESYTGPDEVTGKPGNTPEPDRDNETADLLHETASGVSAPPEATPVTAAAERSFTMTVAGTVAMDGEVRKNSYLSDSRTYDFSDVLSLLKNEIRSDLNAVFLENIISDEEKVSDTVTPSSVARVLKNAGFQVAACGFANAWAKESGGVSSTRTNLRENGISPAGIFESGDRERVSITVVQGIRISILSYTDTVSASTRKKMDKKEESDTVPAAESERIAADITEARNRGAEAVIVLMNWGKVGKTPDKAQKALAQSIADAGADLIIGAGSRVPQAAEYLTVQQPDGNEKEILCIWSLGTVLSGDRSNIRRISGYLLHVRIHMTRDGKAAVEQPEYTPLYTWRYRQDGQYYYRCLAANRTPPDGMDNEQIKNMDKAAEAVRSALAGSPLSER, from the coding sequence GTGAAGGATCCGGGGAACAGGAAGGTATCACTCGGTACGCGGGTGATGCTAGTAGTGACCCTTCTGGTTCTGATCGGATCGGTTATGATCCTGATCCGGTTTTCCTCCGGCAGGTCCATTGACCTGACCGGTGCCGGAATGAATCCCCTGAATCTGGAAGAAAGCTATACCGGCCCGGATGAAGTTACCGGCAAGCCGGGAAATACTCCGGAACCGGACCGGGACAACGAAACAGCTGATCTTCTGCATGAAACTGCATCCGGTGTTTCCGCACCGCCGGAAGCCACTCCGGTGACTGCAGCTGCCGAACGGAGCTTTACCATGACGGTGGCCGGTACGGTGGCAATGGACGGCGAAGTCCGGAAAAACAGCTACCTTTCAGATTCCAGGACATATGATTTCTCGGATGTTTTGAGCCTTCTGAAAAATGAAATCCGGTCTGATCTGAATGCGGTTTTCCTGGAAAATATCATCAGCGACGAGGAAAAGGTCTCCGATACGGTTACACCGTCTTCCGTGGCCAGGGTCCTGAAAAATGCCGGTTTCCAGGTTGCAGCATGCGGATTTGCCAACGCATGGGCCAAGGAAAGCGGCGGAGTTTCCTCCACCCGGACAAACCTGAGGGAAAACGGTATTTCACCGGCCGGAATATTCGAATCCGGAGACCGGGAACGGGTCAGCATCACTGTGGTTCAGGGAATCCGGATTTCGATTCTGTCATATACGGACACCGTTTCTGCTTCCACCCGGAAGAAAATGGATAAAAAGGAAGAATCCGATACTGTGCCGGCGGCAGAAAGCGAACGGATTGCAGCAGATATTACCGAAGCCCGGAACCGCGGCGCGGAAGCGGTGATTGTCCTGATGAACTGGGGCAAGGTCGGAAAAACGCCGGATAAAGCCCAGAAAGCGCTGGCCCAGAGCATTGCGGATGCGGGGGCAGACCTGATTATCGGAGCCGGAAGCCGGGTTCCGCAGGCGGCAGAGTATCTTACTGTACAGCAGCCGGACGGAAATGAAAAAGAGATCCTGTGTATCTGGAGCCTGGGAACCGTACTGAGCGGAGACCGCTCCAATATCAGGAGGATTTCCGGGTACCTGCTGCACGTCCGCATTCATATGACCCGGGACGGTAAAGCTGCAGTGGAACAGCCGGAGTATACGCCGCTTTATACATGGCGGTACCGGCAGGACGGCCAGTACTATTACCGGTGCCTTGCCGCCAACCGGACCCCGCCGGACGGAATGGACAACGAACAGATCAAAAACATGGACAAGGCAGCAGAGGCTGTGCGGAGTGCCCTGGCCGGTTCTCCGCTGTCAGAACGATAG